A stretch of Bradyrhizobium sp. AZCC 2262 DNA encodes these proteins:
- a CDS encoding serine hydrolase domain-containing protein has translation MLASRITSLSWYVALLVTILVFPPRQLSASTFGPPPNAPLSLEKLSRIDEFLNDQVAQGKIPGAIVLIQRHGKPVYFKWFGQRDVDTGIDMTPDAIFPMHSLTKTVTSFAALMLVDRGTIKLDDPVSKYVPSFAGMKVGVERKDELGKAVLNLVPLRRPVTIEDLLLHTSGITYGFYGDRGLVKAAYDGIYLGDFDNAGFAERIAKLPLAEQPRTLWDYGHSIDVLGRVIEVASGQSLYQFEKMQLLDPLGMPTTKFFLTDPAERARYAQPLAKDRHVERNSLDVTRWESGGGGLVTTVDDLARFGQMLLNGGALDGKSYLNTATFAAMTTDHIGPGSGVARNYFYYPGDGFGFGYGFGVRTDPGNAVPPPPGSPGEIKWDGATGAYLVVDRAQDMFFVVLQNAPSGRLHVQVNVKKLVYDAFEK, from the coding sequence ATGTTGGCAAGCAGGATCACTTCATTGAGCTGGTACGTTGCTCTGCTTGTCACGATCCTTGTTTTTCCGCCGCGCCAGCTCTCCGCGTCCACCTTTGGCCCGCCGCCGAATGCGCCGTTGTCGCTGGAGAAGCTTTCGCGGATCGACGAATTCCTCAACGATCAGGTCGCGCAAGGAAAAATTCCGGGCGCCATCGTCCTGATCCAGCGCCACGGCAAGCCGGTCTATTTCAAGTGGTTTGGCCAGCGCGATGTCGATACCGGCATCGACATGACGCCGGATGCGATTTTTCCGATGCACTCGCTGACCAAGACCGTTACCAGCTTTGCCGCGCTGATGCTGGTCGATCGCGGAACCATCAAGCTCGACGATCCCGTCAGCAAATACGTTCCTTCCTTCGCCGGCATGAAGGTCGGCGTCGAGCGCAAGGACGAGTTGGGCAAGGCGGTACTTAATCTCGTGCCGTTGCGTCGCCCCGTGACGATTGAGGATCTGCTGCTGCACACCTCCGGCATCACCTACGGCTTCTATGGCGACAGGGGACTGGTCAAGGCCGCCTATGACGGGATCTATCTCGGCGACTTCGACAATGCCGGATTTGCCGAGCGGATCGCAAAGTTGCCGCTGGCCGAGCAGCCGCGCACGCTGTGGGACTACGGGCATTCGATCGACGTGCTCGGCCGCGTCATCGAGGTCGCCTCCGGCCAGTCGCTGTACCAGTTCGAAAAGATGCAACTGCTCGATCCCCTGGGGATGCCGACGACGAAATTCTTTCTCACCGATCCGGCCGAGCGTGCACGCTATGCGCAGCCGCTCGCCAAGGATCGCCACGTCGAGCGAAATTCGCTTGATGTCACACGCTGGGAATCCGGCGGCGGTGGGCTGGTCACGACTGTCGACGATCTCGCGCGTTTTGGGCAAATGCTGCTGAACGGCGGGGCGCTCGACGGCAAGAGCTATCTCAACACCGCAACATTTGCGGCAATGACGACAGATCACATCGGCCCGGGCTCGGGCGTCGCGCGCAACTACTTCTATTACCCCGGCGACGGTTTTGGGTTCGGCTATGGTTTTGGCGTCCGCACCGATCCCGGCAATGCGGTGCCGCCGCCACCGGGTTCTCCGGGCGAGATCAAATGGGACGGCGCCACCGGCGCTTACCTCGTGGTCGACCGCGCGCAGGATATGTTCTTCGTGGTGCTGCAAAACGCGCCGTCCGGCCGCCTGCATGTTCAGGTGAACGTCAAGAAGCTGGTTTACGATGCGTTCGAAAAGTGA
- a CDS encoding acyltransferase, giving the protein MLRKAGESDQATTMTGRIVAFDRARTFITLLVVIHHSAVNFTHFGNGDRMRWLGFDLVVLFNDSFFMAFMFLISGLFVHDSLTRHGAGGYLRRRAWRLGIPLLVSIFVLIPIAYYASFLRYHLPGTTDFNYFHYWGRMITTGPWPSGQSWFLWVLLVLDVIAAAIWMTAPKILGAFGRLIGALRSRPTMAFAAFVVVSVVSYLPMHLWFGDGAWFEPGHYPFPIQTSRILLYPAYFFTGIGIGVVSLRVGILAEDGEVAKRWTAWLSFAVLFFGLILLLVFAHHHWIENFASPALWWRAAYGTVFAIFSAAMSFTVPATSLRLSRSSLWLLDAMQPSAYGIFLFHYMFIIWMQYFVYDPAWPAGVKAAIVFAVTLGGSWLLTVLLRKIPLVARTI; this is encoded by the coding sequence ATGCTGCGAAAAGCCGGCGAGAGCGATCAGGCCACCACGATGACGGGACGCATCGTGGCGTTCGACCGGGCGCGCACGTTCATCACGCTGTTGGTGGTGATCCACCATTCCGCCGTCAACTTCACCCATTTCGGCAATGGCGACCGGATGCGTTGGCTTGGCTTCGACCTGGTCGTGCTGTTCAATGACAGTTTCTTCATGGCCTTCATGTTCCTGATTTCGGGACTGTTCGTCCATGACAGCCTGACCCGCCACGGCGCGGGCGGATACTTGCGCCGCCGCGCCTGGCGATTGGGGATACCGCTCCTGGTGTCGATCTTCGTGCTGATCCCGATCGCCTATTATGCCTCGTTCCTGCGCTATCATCTGCCCGGCACGACAGACTTCAACTACTTCCATTACTGGGGGCGCATGATCACCACCGGGCCGTGGCCGTCGGGACAGTCATGGTTCCTGTGGGTGCTGCTCGTGCTCGACGTCATTGCCGCCGCGATCTGGATGACAGCACCGAAAATCCTGGGCGCCTTCGGTCGTCTGATTGGCGCCCTTCGCAGCCGGCCGACAATGGCCTTTGCGGCCTTTGTTGTCGTCTCGGTCGTGTCCTACCTGCCGATGCATCTCTGGTTCGGCGACGGCGCCTGGTTCGAGCCGGGCCATTACCCGTTTCCAATTCAGACCAGCCGCATCCTGCTCTATCCCGCCTATTTCTTCACCGGCATCGGCATTGGCGTTGTCAGCCTGAGGGTGGGCATCCTCGCTGAGGATGGGGAAGTGGCAAAACGCTGGACGGCATGGCTCTCGTTTGCGGTCCTTTTCTTTGGCCTGATCCTGCTGCTGGTCTTTGCCCATCACCACTGGATCGAAAACTTTGCTTCGCCGGCGTTGTGGTGGAGAGCAGCGTATGGCACCGTCTTCGCGATATTCAGCGCCGCCATGTCCTTTACGGTGCCGGCGACATCATTGCGGCTGTCGCGCTCCAGCCTGTGGCTGCTCGACGCGATGCAGCCATCGGCCTACGGCATCTTCCTCTTCCACTACATGTTCATCATCTGGATGCAATATTTCGTCTACGACCCCGCATGGCCCGCCGGCGTCAAGGCGGCCATCGTGTTCGCCGTCACGCTTGGCGGCAGCTGGCTGCTTACGGTGTTATTGCGAAAGATTCCGCTGGTGGCGCGGACGATTTGA
- a CDS encoding tripartite tricarboxylate transporter substrate binding protein, producing MSRFLASMLFALAAFSCSLAPVSAAYPDRVIKIVVPFAPGGGTDVVARTLAQEMARELGASVIIENKPGAGTILGTQMVAASAPDGYTLLMGTFANAVNPSLNAKLPYDAHKNFAAVALLARSFNIVVVNPASPIKSIADLIAAAKAAPGKLSYGTYGTGTSAHLAGELFKHMAGVNLTTVPYRGAAPAITDLMGGQIDVIFTTVASAASLVEAGQLRAIAVTSAERSPAFPQLPTVSEAGVPGYAAEAWYGLYAPAKTPPEIIERLNRSAAKAVQAEAFKKLGTNEGLVMVAEPPEALDRYFAGEETRWRKVIEDAGIKAE from the coding sequence ATGTCTCGATTTCTCGCATCGATGTTGTTCGCGCTTGCAGCGTTTTCGTGTTCGCTTGCGCCGGTATCGGCTGCCTATCCCGACCGTGTCATCAAGATCGTGGTGCCGTTTGCGCCGGGCGGCGGCACCGACGTGGTGGCGCGGACGCTGGCGCAGGAGATGGCAAGAGAGCTCGGCGCGTCCGTCATCATCGAGAACAAGCCGGGGGCGGGAACCATTCTCGGCACCCAGATGGTCGCGGCCAGCGCGCCGGACGGTTACACGCTGTTGATGGGAACGTTTGCCAATGCCGTCAATCCCAGCCTGAATGCAAAACTGCCTTACGACGCACACAAGAATTTTGCCGCGGTGGCGCTGCTGGCGCGCTCCTTCAACATCGTGGTGGTCAATCCGGCGTCGCCGATCAAATCGATCGCGGACCTGATTGCTGCGGCGAAGGCCGCACCCGGCAAGCTCAGCTATGGCACCTACGGTACCGGCACGTCGGCACATCTCGCCGGCGAATTGTTCAAGCACATGGCCGGCGTCAATCTCACGACGGTGCCCTACAGGGGCGCCGCGCCTGCGATCACCGATCTGATGGGCGGACAGATCGACGTGATCTTCACGACGGTCGCCAGCGCCGCTTCGCTGGTCGAGGCCGGTCAGTTGCGCGCCATCGCCGTGACCTCGGCCGAACGCTCGCCGGCTTTCCCGCAACTCCCCACCGTGTCGGAAGCCGGCGTTCCCGGCTACGCCGCCGAAGCCTGGTATGGCCTCTACGCGCCGGCCAAAACGCCGCCCGAGATCATCGAGCGTCTCAACAGGTCTGCCGCGAAAGCGGTTCAGGCCGAGGCGTTCAAGAAGCTTGGGACGAATGAAGGCCTGGTCATGGTGGCGGAGCCGCCGGAAGCGCTGGACCGCTATTTCGCCGGCGAGGAAACGCGCTGGCGCAAGGTGATCGAGGACGCCGGCATCAAGGCCGAGTAG
- a CDS encoding helix-turn-helix transcriptional regulator: MYVSASESRVLARIFGLLSEDLSERDVREAVGHHLLELLEADHYASFVWQDSTGRFEKAVYLNMDPANIAAYDRYFQQRDPITSKLQARREATLVTQVMPQRDLMRTEFFNDFLARDGLHWGVNAYSYVGDCNIGDVRIWRGRRRENFDGHTLELLRLIEPAFTGALVRAAGGAAAIVADGSPILKLSVREFEIARMISDDLSDKEIAHQLQVEVSTIRTHIERIFTKLGVRRRSGVARLFARH; this comes from the coding sequence ATGTATGTGAGCGCTTCCGAGAGCCGGGTGCTGGCGCGCATCTTCGGGCTGTTGTCCGAGGACCTCAGCGAACGCGACGTTCGCGAGGCGGTCGGTCATCATTTGCTGGAATTGCTGGAAGCCGATCATTACGCCTCGTTCGTGTGGCAGGATTCCACAGGCCGGTTTGAGAAGGCCGTGTATCTGAACATGGACCCGGCCAACATCGCGGCCTACGACCGCTATTTTCAGCAGCGCGATCCGATCACCTCAAAGCTTCAGGCCCGCCGCGAGGCGACCTTGGTCACGCAGGTGATGCCGCAGCGCGACCTGATGCGGACCGAATTCTTCAACGACTTTCTTGCCCGCGACGGCCTGCATTGGGGCGTCAATGCCTATAGTTACGTCGGCGACTGCAACATCGGCGACGTCAGGATCTGGCGTGGCCGGCGCCGCGAGAATTTCGACGGCCATACGCTGGAATTGCTGCGGCTGATCGAGCCGGCTTTCACCGGTGCGCTGGTCCGCGCGGCCGGCGGTGCGGCGGCCATCGTGGCCGACGGTTCACCGATCCTGAAACTCTCGGTGCGCGAATTCGAGATCGCGCGAATGATATCGGACGATCTCAGCGACAAGGAGATCGCGCACCAGCTGCAGGTCGAGGTCTCCACCATCCGCACCCATATCGAGCGGATTTTCACCAAGCTCGGCGTCCGCCGCCGCAGCGGCGTCGCCAGGCTGTTTGCACGGCATTAG
- the iaaH gene encoding indoleacetamide hydrolase: MDLDQLTATQAAADLCAGKITSKALTSAALARAKAKPELNAFITLDEAGAIKAAEAFDAGRKKGSCKPLGGVPVVIKDNIEVAGLPASAGTPALKGFVPKKDAPVAAKLRAAGAIIIGKTNMHELAFGISGYNAAFKTGAESGVRNAYDATKIAGGSSSGTGAAVGARIVTAGLGTDTGGSVRVPCALNGCAALRPTVGRYPQAGIAPISHTRDTAGPMASTIADLAILDRVIAGGGAITAADLKKVRIGVDKSMPANLDGDTDAAFKAALEKLKASGVTVVDVEMPKLAELNDQVGFPLALYEAYDDMVAYLKKSGTGVSIEDLAKEIASPDVKGTYDGLVIPRKLPGPNNTVTEAKPAYEAAMKTARPALQALYRDTFAKNKLDAIAFPTVPKVAIASNPDSSSLANFLLFIQNTDPGSNAGVPGIQLPIALGASSKLPVGLELDGPAGSDRKLLALGMAMEKLFGRLPPPSR; this comes from the coding sequence ATCGACCTGGATCAGCTCACCGCGACGCAGGCCGCTGCCGATCTCTGCGCCGGCAAGATCACCAGCAAGGCGCTGACCTCGGCGGCGCTGGCGCGTGCCAAGGCAAAGCCCGAGCTCAACGCCTTCATCACGCTCGACGAGGCCGGCGCGATAAAGGCCGCCGAAGCCTTCGACGCCGGCCGCAAGAAGGGTTCGTGCAAGCCGCTCGGCGGCGTCCCCGTCGTCATCAAGGACAATATCGAGGTGGCCGGGCTTCCCGCCAGCGCGGGAACGCCGGCTCTGAAGGGCTTCGTCCCGAAGAAGGACGCGCCGGTGGCGGCAAAACTGCGCGCGGCAGGCGCCATCATCATCGGCAAGACCAACATGCATGAGCTCGCTTTCGGCATCTCCGGCTACAACGCCGCGTTCAAGACGGGTGCGGAGTCCGGGGTGCGCAACGCCTATGATGCGACGAAAATCGCCGGCGGCTCATCGTCAGGAACGGGGGCTGCGGTCGGCGCACGCATCGTCACCGCGGGTCTCGGCACCGACACCGGCGGCTCGGTCAGGGTCCCCTGCGCGCTGAACGGCTGCGCCGCGCTCCGTCCGACCGTCGGCCGCTATCCCCAGGCGGGGATCGCGCCGATCTCCCACACCCGCGACACCGCCGGCCCGATGGCCTCCACCATCGCCGATCTGGCGATCCTCGACCGCGTCATCGCCGGAGGCGGCGCGATTACGGCTGCCGATCTTAAGAAGGTGCGCATCGGCGTCGACAAATCCATGCCGGCCAATCTCGACGGCGATACCGACGCCGCATTCAAAGCCGCGCTGGAGAAGCTCAAGGCGAGCGGCGTGACGGTGGTCGATGTCGAAATGCCAAAGCTCGCCGAGCTGAACGACCAGGTCGGATTTCCGCTCGCGCTCTACGAGGCCTATGACGACATGGTCGCCTATCTCAAGAAGAGCGGCACCGGCGTCAGCATCGAGGACCTCGCCAAGGAGATCGCAAGCCCCGACGTGAAGGGCACCTATGACGGGCTGGTCATTCCGCGCAAGCTACCGGGACCGAACAACACGGTCACTGAGGCCAAGCCGGCCTATGAGGCCGCCATGAAGACCGCCCGGCCCGCGCTGCAGGCGCTCTATCGCGATACGTTTGCCAAGAACAAGCTCGACGCCATCGCCTTCCCGACCGTGCCGAAGGTCGCGATCGCCTCAAATCCCGACTCGTCGAGCCTCGCCAACTTCCTGCTGTTCATCCAGAACACCGATCCCGGCAGCAATGCCGGCGTCCCCGGTATCCAGCTTCCGATCGCGCTAGGTGCATCGAGCAAACTGCCGGTCGGGCTCGAACTCGATGGGCCCGCGGGGAGCGATCGCAAGTTGCTTGCACTCGGCATGGCGATGGAAAAGCTGTTCGGCCGGCTTCCACCGCCGTCGCGCTAG
- a CDS encoding fumarylacetoacetate hydrolase family protein, translating into MRWLKFTAAGKTSWGIVEGDNVIAVNGDPFGEWQRGTQSHALKDVKIELPLIPRTFYCVGLNYLKHLKEAADKAGTVPNVPDRPEIGYRAQNALIAHDEDVVIPASATEKIHYEGELVVVIGRKAKHLTETNAMDCVFGYTIGNDVSERTWQKTDRSLWRSKNADTFKPMGPWIETDVDLDKMETAIRVNGKETGRFHTNDMIFGVVPFLVELTKYFTLSPGDVIWMGTDGASPNLKAGDVVEIDITGIGTLRNRFVAEKV; encoded by the coding sequence ATGCGTTGGCTCAAATTCACGGCCGCCGGCAAGACATCCTGGGGCATTGTCGAGGGCGACAACGTGATCGCCGTCAACGGCGATCCGTTCGGCGAATGGCAGCGCGGAACGCAGTCGCATGCGCTGAAAGACGTCAAGATCGAGCTGCCGCTGATCCCGCGCACCTTCTATTGCGTCGGGCTGAACTACCTCAAGCATCTTAAGGAAGCCGCCGACAAGGCCGGCACGGTGCCGAACGTGCCCGACCGGCCAGAGATCGGCTATCGCGCGCAGAACGCGCTGATCGCCCACGACGAGGACGTGGTGATCCCGGCGAGCGCGACCGAGAAGATTCACTATGAAGGCGAACTCGTCGTGGTCATCGGCAGGAAGGCAAAACACCTGACCGAGACCAACGCGATGGATTGCGTATTCGGCTACACCATCGGCAACGACGTCAGCGAGCGCACCTGGCAAAAGACCGATCGCAGCCTGTGGCGCTCCAAGAACGCCGATACGTTCAAGCCGATGGGCCCGTGGATCGAGACCGATGTCGACCTCGACAAGATGGAAACCGCGATCCGGGTCAACGGCAAGGAGACTGGCCGCTTCCACACCAACGACATGATTTTTGGAGTCGTGCCGTTCCTGGTCGAACTGACAAAGTATTTCACGCTGTCGCCGGGCGACGTGATCTGGATGGGCACCGATGGCGCCTCGCCTAACCTGAAGGCCGGCGACGTCGTCGAGATCGACATCACCGGGATCGGGACGTTGCGGAACAGGTTCGTGGCGGAGAAGGTGTGA
- a CDS encoding LLM class flavin-dependent oxidoreductase: MTRQMALVGFLQAQNCTNLPSSWRHPESRDDSMSADYYQEIARILEAGKFHMAFFDDRLAMPDRYGNDHAHTVEYGIRCVKMDPLIVLTTMGMATTKLGLGSTASTTYFEPFDVARRFATLDLMSGGRAGWNVVTSLNDGEAHNMGKDAHLEHDYRYDRADEFMEVVLGHWDTWEDGSLLMDKKTGRFADPAKVKRLDHKGEFYKSRGPFTVPRSAQGHPVIIQAGASGRGQRFAGRWGEVIFTAARNVAAAKEGYAAVRNEAAKAGRDPDQMRLCNLTTPVCAATKAEAEDKMAVINKLPLEIDALSLLAEALNFDFASKPLDEPLTSDDLKSMQGILGIRDGVLKTSGKSNPSARDFVTFSGRGQVHDAIVGGPKEVADKLEEMFVERGCDGFVIAATIVPGSYADFVKHVVPELQRRGLFHKDYAGKTLRENLGLARPKAGAWKTTPRAAAE, from the coding sequence ATGACACGGCAAATGGCGCTGGTGGGATTCCTGCAAGCGCAGAACTGCACCAACCTGCCGAGTTCATGGCGGCATCCGGAATCGCGCGACGATTCGATGTCGGCCGACTACTACCAGGAGATCGCCCGGATTCTCGAAGCCGGTAAATTCCACATGGCGTTCTTCGACGACCGCCTGGCGATGCCGGACCGCTACGGCAACGACCACGCCCACACCGTCGAATACGGCATCCGCTGCGTGAAGATGGATCCGCTGATCGTGCTGACCACGATGGGCATGGCCACGACCAAGCTCGGGCTGGGGTCGACCGCCTCGACCACCTATTTCGAGCCGTTCGACGTCGCCCGCCGTTTCGCCACCCTCGACCTGATGTCGGGCGGACGTGCGGGATGGAACGTCGTCACCTCGCTCAATGACGGTGAGGCCCATAACATGGGCAAGGACGCCCATCTCGAACACGACTACCGCTACGACCGCGCCGACGAATTCATGGAAGTCGTGCTCGGCCATTGGGATACCTGGGAAGACGGCTCGCTGCTCATGGACAAGAAGACCGGCCGCTTCGCCGATCCGGCCAAGGTGAAGCGGCTCGACCACAAGGGCGAGTTCTACAAGTCGCGCGGGCCGTTCACCGTGCCGCGCTCGGCGCAGGGTCATCCCGTCATCATCCAGGCCGGCGCCTCCGGCCGCGGCCAGCGCTTTGCAGGACGGTGGGGCGAAGTGATCTTCACCGCCGCACGCAACGTTGCTGCCGCCAAGGAAGGCTACGCGGCCGTCCGCAACGAGGCGGCGAAAGCCGGCCGCGATCCGGACCAGATGCGCCTTTGCAACCTCACCACGCCGGTCTGCGCCGCGACCAAGGCGGAGGCCGAGGACAAGATGGCCGTGATCAACAAGCTGCCGCTGGAGATCGACGCGCTGTCGCTGCTCGCCGAGGCCTTGAACTTCGACTTCGCCTCCAAGCCGCTCGACGAGCCACTGACATCAGACGACCTCAAGAGCATGCAGGGCATTTTGGGTATTCGCGACGGCGTGCTCAAGACTTCAGGCAAATCCAATCCCAGCGCGCGCGATTTCGTCACCTTCTCGGGCCGTGGCCAGGTGCATGACGCGATCGTCGGCGGGCCGAAAGAGGTCGCGGACAAGCTGGAAGAAATGTTCGTCGAGCGCGGCTGCGACGGCTTTGTCATCGCAGCCACCATCGTGCCGGGCTCCTATGCCGACTTCGTCAAGCACGTCGTGCCGGAATTGCAGCGCCGCGGCCTGTTCCACAAGGATTACGCCGGCAAGACGCTGCGCGAGAATCTCGGCCTGGCGCGCCCCAAAGCCGGAGCCTGGAAAACCACGCCGCGGGCCGCGGCCGAATAA
- a CDS encoding Ldh family oxidoreductase, which yields MPKVQADRLKRIGAALLQAAGASQEEADAVAVGCVNANLAGHDSHGVIAIPTYIDRIKAGHIVPGAKWTIVQESPTTTVIDGHWGFGFHVNAKAMALTIEKAKTANVAACTVFRQSHVGRLAAYPMMAMRAGMIGIATADSGRSPKHVAPFGGREARLGTNPISIAVPSDLEAPFYLDMATSAVAAGKIALSVARGEPIPQGWIIDAEGRHTTDPTQYRKGGALLPLGGSEGYKGSGLAAMVEVLCGLLTGLGFGVEPTGRHNDGCFMAVFNVAAFRPLKDFEKEVGEFARYLKSTPPSEGSPGVFYPGEVEHIREQQRRRDGIEVEDATWNKLKALATDYRLAAVLDLK from the coding sequence ATGCCGAAGGTCCAGGCCGACCGTCTCAAGCGCATCGGCGCGGCGCTGCTCCAGGCCGCCGGCGCGTCGCAGGAAGAGGCCGATGCGGTGGCGGTCGGGTGCGTCAACGCCAATCTCGCAGGCCATGACTCGCACGGCGTGATCGCGATCCCGACCTATATCGACCGCATCAAGGCCGGCCATATCGTGCCCGGCGCCAAATGGACCATCGTCCAGGAATCGCCGACCACGACCGTGATCGACGGCCATTGGGGTTTTGGCTTCCACGTCAACGCCAAGGCGATGGCGCTGACGATCGAAAAGGCGAAGACCGCCAATGTGGCGGCCTGCACCGTGTTCCGCCAGAGCCATGTCGGGCGGCTCGCCGCCTATCCGATGATGGCGATGCGGGCGGGCATGATCGGTATTGCCACCGCCGATTCCGGCCGCTCGCCGAAGCATGTCGCGCCGTTTGGCGGCCGCGAGGCAAGGCTCGGCACCAATCCGATCTCGATTGCGGTGCCATCCGACCTCGAAGCGCCGTTCTATCTGGACATGGCGACCTCGGCGGTCGCGGCCGGCAAGATCGCGCTGTCGGTTGCGCGCGGCGAACCCATTCCACAAGGCTGGATCATCGACGCCGAGGGAAGGCACACCACCGACCCCACCCAATATCGCAAAGGCGGCGCGCTGCTGCCGCTCGGTGGTAGCGAAGGCTACAAGGGAAGCGGCCTCGCCGCGATGGTCGAGGTGCTGTGCGGCCTGCTCACGGGCCTGGGCTTTGGCGTGGAGCCGACCGGCCGCCACAATGACGGATGCTTCATGGCGGTGTTCAATGTCGCAGCCTTCCGCCCCCTGAAGGATTTCGAGAAGGAGGTCGGCGAGTTCGCGCGATACCTCAAATCGACACCGCCGTCCGAAGGCTCCCCCGGCGTGTTCTATCCCGGCGAGGTCGAACATATTCGCGAGCAACAGCGCAGGCGCGACGGCATCGAGGTCGAGGACGCGACCTGGAATAAACTGAAGGCGCTGGCCACAGACTACCGACTGGCCGCCGTGCTCGACCTCAAATGA